The nucleotide sequence CAGTGCCCGCCGGCTGGCGTCGTGGCCTTTGGACCGGGAAGGCACTCGTCGGCGGCATTGGCGGTGCTTCCCGCTGCCGCGCTGGCGGGATTTCCCGATGCCGATGTGATGCCGAAAGTTGAAACGCAGCCGGTGATGGCGGCAAAAGCAATTGCGGCGGTGCGGTTTGACATTCTGTCCCCCTTACGCAACACGAACTCATTCTCGCGTTAGCTTCTCGGTGACAAGTTGGGTCGGAATAGGCCGCAAATCCGGACAGGCTAAGGCTTAATTCGGGCGGGCGCGCAGGCGGCCATTTGCTCAATTCTGGCTGGCATTCGGGAACCTGCATGGCGTAACGAGAGCATGCGCTGCGCGTCGCGCTGAACATTTGAGGACTCGATCGTTGATCCCCTGGACCCTGCTGGATACCGCGCAAATTCCCGGCGGCGGCGAACTTCGCCTGATGCGCCGCGGAACTGAATTCTCCATCAAGCTCGGCCAGAACGAACTGATGAACAGCCGCCTCAGCGGTTCGGAGCAGGCGCTGGCCACGCTCGCGTGCAGACGCATCCAGACACGCGAACGGCCACGCATGCTGATCGGTGGCCTCGGCATGGGATTTACGCTGCGTGCGGCGCTCGCTGTGCTCGGCCCCAAAGCCGAGATCGTTGTCGCCGAACTGGTGCCGTCCGTCGTGGCGTGGGCGCGCGGCGAGATGGCGGAGATGTTCGGCGAAAGTCTGACGGATCCGCGCGTCACGATCCGCGAAGAGGATGTCAGCCAGATCATCCGGTCTGCACGTGCGGCTTACGACACCATCCTGCTCGACGTCGATAACGGCCCCGAGGGCCTGACTCGCGAGTCCAACGATGCGCTGTATGATCTGAAAGGGCTGACTGCGGCGCGTGTGGCGCTGCGACCCGGCGGCGTTCTGGCCGTGTGGTCGTCAGGACCAGATCCGCGTTTCACCCAGCGGCTCCGCAAGGCCGGCTTCGATGTGAATGAAGTCCCGGTTCGAGCCAACGGACCACGTGGCGGCGCGCGCCACGTGATCTGGACTGCGGTTCGGCCCGATTAGTCCGATGCTGGACGTCAGTTTTTCAGCATGATGCGGCCGACGACCTTGCCGGCACGCAACTGGTCGATCCACTTCTGTGCATCGGCCATCGGCTCTTCCTGCATTGGGGTCGGCTTGAGTTTGCCAGCGCGGGCCAGCGCCATCAACTCATGACCTTCCGCGAGCGTGCCGACCATGAAACCTTCGATGGTCATGCGCTTGTAGATCCATTGCACCATCGGCACGCTGAAGTTGCCGCCCATCAGGCCCGACACGACGATCTTGCCGCCGCGCGCTAGCACCGCCATCGCGAATGCCATGGACTTCTCGTTGCCCGCGAAATCGACCACTTCGTCGAAGCCACCATCGGTTTCCTTCAGGATGCGCTTGACGATGTCGGCTTCGGACGGATCGTAGGCCACCGATGCGCCGTTCTTGAGCGCGGTCTCGCGTGCAGCGGGGCTAAGGTCGGCCACCGAGATTGGCTGCTTGAACATCGCACCGGCAAACGAAAGACCCATCATGCCGACGCCGCCGAGACCGATTAGCAGGATGTTGCGCTGGCGCGGACGATCGACAAGGCGCTTGAGCGCGCCATAGGCCGTGACGCCCGAGCACATCAGGGTCGCCGCGACGTTGACCGGCAGCGGATCGTACTCGAGCAGATATTTCGCATCCGGCACCAGAACGTGGGTGGCAAAGCCGCCGTCGATCGAGACGCCGAGGAAGCGCTGCTTGGCGCACAGGTTCTCGTCGCCGTTCTGGCAGTCGCGGCACTGGCCGCAGCCGATCCACGGGAAAACGGCGCGCTTCGCGCCGATCAGCGCCTTGTCCACGTCGGGACCGACTTCATCGACAACGCCGGCGATTTCATGCCCGAGCGTGAACGGGAGAACCATGCCGCGCGTGGTGTCGAGTTTCTTGCCGCCGCCCAGATCCGCATAGCCGTCCTGGATGTGCAGGTCCGAATGGCACAGGCCGCAGCGCTCGATGCGCACCAGAACTTCCCGGCCTTGAGGCTTCGGGCTCTCCACGATGGTTTCGCAGAGCGGAGCATCGAACTTCACGAGGGACTGGCGGCGCATCTGAGCCATTGGGCTTTCTCCGTTACGGTGTCTTTGATTTTGCGGCTGTTATATCGGTCAATTCCCGCGCCATGGCAACAAAGCCGGACACCGGAATAGTCTCGGCCCGGCGGGTCGGTTCGACGCCTGCCGCGGCGGCAAGGGCGGCCGGATCGACGCCGAGCGATTTGAGGCTCTGCCGCAGCATCTTTCTGCGCTGGCCGAATGCCGCCGCGGCGACCCGCTCCAGCGCACGCCGGTCGCAGGGCTCGGGCGCGGCGCGCGGGATCAGCCGCACCACGGACGACGTGACCTTGGGCGGCGGCACGAAGGCGCCGGGTGCGATGTCGAACAGGATCTTGGTTTCGGCGCGCCAGTTCGCCAGCACGCCGAGCCGGCCATAGGCATCGTCATTCTCGCGGGCGACGATGCGCTCGGCGACTTCGCGCTGAAACATCAGCACCATCATGTCGTACCACGGCGGCCACGGCTCGGCGCACAGCCAGTCGATCAGAAGCACGGTCGCGATATTGTAGGGTAGGTTGGCGACGATCTTGGCGCGCTCCCCGTTGAGGTGCGGTCGCGGATCGAATGTCATCGCATCGGCGTTCACGATGGTGAGGCGGCCGGGGTAGCGCTGCGCGATTTCTTCAAGGGCCGGGATCGCGCGCTCGTCGCGTTCCACAGCGATCACGCGCTTGACGCCCTGTGCCAGCAACGCGCGGGTCAGTCCTCCGGGGCCGGGGCCGATTTCGACAATGGTGGCGTCTTCCAGCGGTGCAGCTGCACGCGCGATGCGTGATGTCAGGTTGAGATCGAGCAGGAAATTCTGGCCAAGCGATTTGCGCGCGGAGAGTTCAAAGCGGCGGATCACGTCGCTGAGCGGCGGCAGGTCGTCGATGGCGGTCATGTGTTTGATGCCGCCGCCATTTGTGCGGCAAGGCGAAGCGCCGCGATCAGGCTGGATGGATTGGCGCGGCCGGTGCCTGCGATATCAAATGCGGTGCCGTGATCCGGCGAGGTGCGGATGAACGGCAAGCCCAGCGTAACGTTGACGCCATCGTCGAATGCGATGGTCTTGATCGGGATCAATGCCTGATCGTGGTACATGCAGATCGCGCAATCGTAGGTTTTTCGCGCGGCTTCGTGAAACATCGTGTCGGCGGGAAGCGGGCCGCGCACGTCGATGCCGTCCTGCTGGAGTATGGCAACGGCCGGTGCGATGATCGATTGATCCTCGGTGCCGAGGGTGCCGTCCTCGCCGGCATGCGGGTTGAGCCCGGATATCGCAAGGCGCGGGCGGGCAATGCCAAGCCGCGCTTTCAGGTCCGCCGCGACGATGCGTCCGGTCCGGGCAATCAGATCGCTGGTGAGCTGCGCGATGGCGTCGCGCAGCGGCAGATGGATCGTCACCGGAACGACGGCAAGCTCAGGCGACCACAGCATCATCACCGGATGCGGCACCGTGCCGTTCACGGCTGCGGAAAGCTGCGCGAGAAATTCGGTATGGCCCGGATGGGAAAAGCCCGCGCGATAGAGCACGCTCTTGGCGATCGGATTGGTGACCACCGCGCTGGCGCGTCCGGAAATCACATCCGCGACGGCGTGGCGGATCGATGCGATGGCCGCCGGTGCGCTGCTGTCGTCGGGATTGCCGGGTTTCGCTGTGGCCGCGATTCCTGTTTTGACGATCGGAAGCGCGTCGGCGAAGAGTTCCGCGGCATCCTCGGCGCTCGCATCGGCGAGTGCGATAGTTGCGCCCAGCACGCGGGCGCGCTCCGTGATGAACGCGCTGTCGCCAATCAGGTAGAATGCGGGAAGGTCGAGTTCGCGGCGGTTCAGCCATGCCGCGATCGCGATGTCAGGGCCAATGCCTGCGGGCTCGCCGAGCGTCAGCGCCAGCGCTTTGCTCATGGCGGCTCTGATCATGGCAGCGCTGTCGCGGTTGAGCTCATTTATTTTCGTATCTCGATCATCGCGCCCTTGCGGACTTCCTGAAGATACGACTTGGATTTGGCTTCGTACTTCTGGTTATAAATTTTCTCGCGCGCCGCGCGCTTGGCCGGTGTGTCCGCCTTGGTCGGCTTGCGGCTGCACAGCGCCACCATTTCGACGCCTTGCTTGGTGACTTCCGGCGGCGTCAGTTTGCCGACAGGTGTTTTGTCGAGCAGTTCACGCAAGGCCGGCGGCAGATCCGCCGAGGTCTTGGTCAGTTGATCGCGGATCGCGGCATCGCGCATCGAACGGAACAGCGACTGCGCTTCATCGCAACTCTGAATCCGGCTGCGAAGCAATTCCGCTTCCTTGCGGCGTGCTTCGATGGCGCTCGACGGCGAGCCGCGCGGCACGATCAGAACGATCGGACGAACGAGATACTCGAAGCTTTCGCCTTCCTTGGTGTCGGACGGTTCGATTCCGGCGAGGTCCTTCTCCGGCACCAGCAGGTTCGACTGGAACCGCCCGCGTACCAGGTTGCCCCATGTCATGTCGGCCTTGATGCGGTTTTTGAGCGTCTCGGGACGGATGCCGTGGCCCTCCAGCGTTTTCGACAACTGCTCGGGATTCATGCGCATGCGCGACGCCATGTTGCCGTACGCACCGTCGACGTCAGACGATGACATATCGAGGCCGTATCGCTTGGCTTCCTTGACCTTGAGCTTGTCGTCGATCAGTTCTTCGAGCGCTTCCTGCCGCGAGATCGCCTTCTGCGTCGTAAGCTTGGTCAGCTTGATGCGCTGCTCGATGTCGAAATTGGTAATGGCCTCGCCATTCACCATGGCCGCTACGGATTGCGCCATGACAGTCGAGCCGAAACCCGACACGGCGAGCAGGGCGGCCGC is from Afipia massiliensis and encodes:
- a CDS encoding spermidine synthase; translated protein: MIPWTLLDTAQIPGGGELRLMRRGTEFSIKLGQNELMNSRLSGSEQALATLACRRIQTRERPRMLIGGLGMGFTLRAALAVLGPKAEIVVAELVPSVVAWARGEMAEMFGESLTDPRVTIREEDVSQIIRSARAAYDTILLDVDNGPEGLTRESNDALYDLKGLTAARVALRPGGVLAVWSSGPDPRFTQRLRKAGFDVNEVPVRANGPRGGARHVIWTAVRPD
- a CDS encoding alcohol dehydrogenase — encoded protein: MAQMRRQSLVKFDAPLCETIVESPKPQGREVLVRIERCGLCHSDLHIQDGYADLGGGKKLDTTRGMVLPFTLGHEIAGVVDEVGPDVDKALIGAKRAVFPWIGCGQCRDCQNGDENLCAKQRFLGVSIDGGFATHVLVPDAKYLLEYDPLPVNVAATLMCSGVTAYGALKRLVDRPRQRNILLIGLGGVGMMGLSFAGAMFKQPISVADLSPAARETALKNGASVAYDPSEADIVKRILKETDGGFDEVVDFAGNEKSMAFAMAVLARGGKIVVSGLMGGNFSVPMVQWIYKRMTIEGFMVGTLAEGHELMALARAGKLKPTPMQEEPMADAQKWIDQLRAGKVVGRIMLKN
- the rsmA gene encoding 16S rRNA (adenine(1518)-N(6)/adenine(1519)-N(6))-dimethyltransferase RsmA; amino-acid sequence: MTAIDDLPPLSDVIRRFELSARKSLGQNFLLDLNLTSRIARAAAPLEDATIVEIGPGPGGLTRALLAQGVKRVIAVERDERAIPALEEIAQRYPGRLTIVNADAMTFDPRPHLNGERAKIVANLPYNIATVLLIDWLCAEPWPPWYDMMVLMFQREVAERIVARENDDAYGRLGVLANWRAETKILFDIAPGAFVPPPKVTSSVVRLIPRAAPEPCDRRALERVAAAAFGQRRKMLRQSLKSLGVDPAALAAAAGVEPTRRAETIPVSGFVAMARELTDITAAKSKTP
- the pdxA gene encoding 4-hydroxythreonine-4-phosphate dehydrogenase PdxA, with the protein product MSKALALTLGEPAGIGPDIAIAAWLNRRELDLPAFYLIGDSAFITERARVLGATIALADASAEDAAELFADALPIVKTGIAATAKPGNPDDSSAPAAIASIRHAVADVISGRASAVVTNPIAKSVLYRAGFSHPGHTEFLAQLSAAVNGTVPHPVMMLWSPELAVVPVTIHLPLRDAIAQLTSDLIARTGRIVAADLKARLGIARPRLAISGLNPHAGEDGTLGTEDQSIIAPAVAILQQDGIDVRGPLPADTMFHEAARKTYDCAICMYHDQALIPIKTIAFDDGVNVTLGLPFIRTSPDHGTAFDIAGTGRANPSSLIAALRLAAQMAAASNT
- a CDS encoding peptidylprolyl isomerase produces the protein MIATFLFRYARTAALAAALLAVSGFGSTVMAQSVAAMVNGEAITNFDIEQRIKLTKLTTQKAISRQEALEELIDDKLKVKEAKRYGLDMSSSDVDGAYGNMASRMRMNPEQLSKTLEGHGIRPETLKNRIKADMTWGNLVRGRFQSNLLVPEKDLAGIEPSDTKEGESFEYLVRPIVLIVPRGSPSSAIEARRKEAELLRSRIQSCDEAQSLFRSMRDAAIRDQLTKTSADLPPALRELLDKTPVGKLTPPEVTKQGVEMVALCSRKPTKADTPAKRAAREKIYNQKYEAKSKSYLQEVRKGAMIEIRK